In a genomic window of Arthrobacter woluwensis:
- the rimM gene encoding ribosome maturation factor RimM (Essential for efficient processing of 16S rRNA) produces the protein MQLQVARLGRPHGIRGEVTVELFTDDPEGRFAPGTEFVTEPAANGPLTVTSARWNKGTLLLGFDAVRDRNRAEELRGTYLFVDSDELEDDGEDEGWYEHELLGLEVRVGEEKVGTVAELRTMPVQDLLVIRTVDGRDVLIPFVDEIVPEIDPEEGYVLLTPPPGLLELNAEQEGSAPSGDEA, from the coding sequence ATGCAGCTCCAGGTTGCACGCTTGGGCAGGCCGCACGGCATCCGTGGGGAAGTCACCGTCGAACTGTTCACGGACGATCCCGAGGGCCGTTTCGCGCCCGGCACCGAGTTCGTGACCGAGCCCGCGGCCAACGGCCCGCTGACGGTGACCAGCGCGCGCTGGAACAAGGGCACGCTCCTGCTCGGATTCGACGCCGTGCGGGACCGTAACCGTGCCGAGGAGCTCCGTGGCACCTACCTCTTTGTGGACAGCGACGAACTCGAGGACGACGGCGAGGACGAGGGCTGGTACGAGCACGAACTGCTCGGCCTGGAGGTCCGCGTGGGTGAGGAGAAGGTCGGCACCGTCGCCGAACTCCGCACCATGCCGGTCCAGGATCTGCTGGTCATCCGCACCGTCGACGGCCGGGACGTGCTGATCCCGTTCGTGGATGAGATCGTCCCGGAGATCGACCCCGAAGAGGGCTACGTGCTGCTCACTCCGCCGCCGGGACTGCTGGAACTGAACGCCGAGCAGGAGGGCTCCGCCCCGTCCGGCGACGAGGCCTGA
- a CDS encoding RNA-binding protein, whose product MLPEVLEHLVRGIVDSPEDVSVAAKNGRRGESLEVRVNDDDLGRVIGRQGRTARALRTVVGALSEGGPIRVDVVDGERRR is encoded by the coding sequence TTGCTTCCCGAGGTTCTTGAGCACCTGGTCCGCGGCATCGTGGACAGCCCCGAGGATGTCTCCGTAGCCGCCAAGAACGGCCGCCGCGGTGAGAGCCTCGAGGTTCGTGTGAACGACGACGACCTGGGCCGGGTCATCGGCCGTCAGGGCCGTACGGCACGCGCGCTCCGCACGGTGGTGGGTGCCCTCTCCGAGGGTGGCCCCATCCGCGTGGACGTCGTCGACGGCGAACGCCGTCGTTAG
- the rpsP gene encoding 30S ribosomal protein S16, whose amino-acid sequence MAVKIRLKRFGKMRAPYYRIVVADSRTRRDGRAIEEIGKYHPTEQPSYIEVDSERAQYWLSVGAQPTEQVLNLLKITGDWQKFKGLPGAEGTLKTKEAKPAFVAPSTDSVVMPEAITPKAKKAEEASEEAAETTEAE is encoded by the coding sequence GTGGCCGTTAAGATTCGCCTTAAGCGCTTCGGCAAGATGCGCGCACCGTACTACCGTATCGTCGTTGCGGATTCCCGCACCCGCCGCGATGGCCGTGCCATCGAGGAGATCGGCAAGTACCACCCCACCGAGCAGCCCTCCTACATCGAGGTCGACTCCGAGCGTGCTCAGTACTGGCTGTCCGTTGGCGCTCAGCCGACCGAGCAGGTTCTGAACCTCCTCAAGATCACCGGTGACTGGCAGAAGTTCAAGGGTCTCCCGGGCGCCGAGGGCACCCTGAAGACCAAGGAAGCCAAGCCGGCTTTCGTGGCTCCGTCCACCGACTCCGTCGTCATGCCGGAAGCCATCACCCCGAAGGCCAAGAAGGCTGAGGAGGCTTCCGAGGAAGCCGCCGAGACCACCGAGGCTGAGTAG
- a CDS encoding ArsR/SmtB family transcription factor — MDADKQICGMDPDGQFVELAVEVFTLLADATRVRIILALRREEELSVNHLAELVGKSPAAVSQHLAKLRMARIVATRQEGQRVFYRLENEHASQLVSDAIFQAEHSLGGLPRHHHTGQGEA, encoded by the coding sequence ATGGACGCAGATAAGCAGATATGCGGAATGGATCCCGACGGTCAGTTCGTGGAACTGGCCGTGGAGGTCTTCACCCTGCTCGCGGACGCCACCCGGGTGCGGATCATCCTGGCGCTGCGACGCGAGGAGGAACTCTCCGTCAATCATCTCGCCGAACTTGTGGGCAAGTCCCCCGCCGCAGTGTCGCAGCATCTGGCCAAGCTGAGGATGGCCCGGATCGTCGCCACCCGGCAGGAAGGGCAGCGAGTGTTCTACCGCCTCGAGAACGAGCACGCCTCCCAGCTCGTCTCCGACGCGATCTTCCAGGCGGAACACTCCCTCGGCGGCCTCCCGCGCCACCACCACACCGGTCAGGGCGAGGCATGA
- a CDS encoding cation diffusion facilitator family transporter: MDDALEAHSEGIRALKLSLVIMLLTTAAQAAVVAFSGSVALLADTIHNLSDALTAVPLWIAFVLSRRAATRRYTYGFGRSEDLAGLFIVLMIALSSVIAAWEAVDRIITPRPVENIGWVIAAGVIGFLGNEAVAVYRIRVGRRIGSAALVADGVHARTDGFTSLAVVLGGVGVLLGFPLADPLVGLLISVMIAVLLIGTVRSVGRRLMDGIEPELVDRAEHALEHVAGIEAVERVRLRWVGHRLHGDAVVRTSALTLAEADLVAEDAEKSLKRHLPKLDEVTVRVTATGPS; this comes from the coding sequence ATCGACGATGCCCTCGAAGCGCATTCAGAAGGCATCCGCGCTCTGAAGCTGAGCCTCGTCATCATGCTGCTCACCACTGCCGCGCAGGCCGCGGTGGTGGCCTTCTCGGGTTCGGTGGCCCTGCTGGCCGACACCATCCACAATCTGTCCGACGCTCTGACGGCGGTGCCGCTGTGGATCGCCTTCGTGCTCTCCCGCCGGGCCGCGACCCGGCGCTACACCTACGGCTTCGGCAGGTCGGAGGATCTGGCGGGCCTGTTCATCGTGCTCATGATCGCCCTCTCCTCCGTGATCGCCGCCTGGGAGGCCGTGGACCGGATCATCACGCCGCGCCCGGTGGAGAACATCGGCTGGGTGATCGCGGCCGGCGTCATCGGCTTCCTCGGCAACGAGGCGGTGGCGGTCTACCGCATCCGGGTGGGCCGGCGGATCGGATCGGCCGCACTCGTCGCCGACGGCGTCCATGCCCGAACCGATGGTTTCACGTCGCTCGCCGTGGTGCTCGGCGGCGTCGGAGTCCTGCTCGGCTTCCCTCTCGCGGATCCCCTGGTCGGACTGCTGATCTCGGTCATGATCGCCGTGCTGCTCATCGGCACGGTCCGTTCCGTGGGACGCAGGCTCATGGACGGCATCGAACCGGAACTCGTGGACCGCGCCGAGCATGCCCTCGAACACGTCGCGGGAATCGAGGCGGTCGAGCGCGTGCGCCTCCGCTGGGTCGGTCACCGTCTGCACGGCGACGCCGTCGTCCGCACCTCGGCCCTCACGCTCGCCGAGGCCGATCTGGTCGCGGAAGACGCCGAGAAATCCCTGAAACGGCACCTGCCCAAACTGGACGAGGTGACGGTGCGGGTCACCGCGACCGGCCCGTCCTGA
- a CDS encoding VOC family protein, protein MNTSLPQSQDLLPADLSMGTVMLKVADMNLMSDYYQRALGLEVVAEQDGGLYLGRGDSALVHLEPAAGLQLPGRGEAGLFHTALLFEDQASLAATLATAASYDARLFQGSADHLVSQAFYFGDPEGNGIELYYDRPRSEWSWDGSTVVMDSLPLDPNGYLGEHLSETALQQQRQARADVGHVHLQVGDVATAARFYVDTLGFERTAEIGNSALFVSAGGYHHHMAMNVWNSRGAGPRKDTLGLGEVLLHVPADDDVAALADRLLVAGVTHHHTGAELRFEDPWRNQVRVAVG, encoded by the coding sequence ATGAACACTTCGCTCCCGCAGTCCCAGGACCTCCTCCCCGCCGATCTGAGCATGGGGACCGTCATGCTCAAGGTCGCCGATATGAACCTCATGAGCGACTACTACCAGCGCGCCCTTGGCCTGGAGGTCGTCGCCGAACAGGACGGCGGCCTCTACCTCGGCCGTGGCGACTCCGCCCTCGTCCACCTGGAGCCGGCCGCCGGACTGCAGCTGCCGGGCAGGGGAGAGGCCGGGCTCTTCCACACGGCGCTCCTCTTTGAAGATCAGGCGTCCCTCGCCGCGACGCTGGCCACGGCCGCCTCCTATGACGCGCGGCTCTTCCAGGGCAGCGCCGATCACCTGGTCAGCCAGGCGTTCTACTTCGGCGACCCCGAGGGCAACGGCATCGAGCTGTACTACGACCGCCCGCGCAGCGAATGGTCCTGGGACGGGAGCACCGTCGTCATGGACTCGCTGCCGCTGGACCCCAACGGCTACCTCGGGGAGCACCTGAGCGAGACGGCGCTGCAGCAGCAGCGGCAGGCGCGTGCCGACGTCGGGCACGTGCATCTGCAGGTCGGCGACGTCGCGACCGCCGCGCGCTTCTACGTGGACACGCTGGGCTTCGAGCGCACCGCCGAGATCGGGAACAGCGCGCTCTTCGTCTCCGCGGGCGGCTACCACCACCACATGGCCATGAACGTGTGGAACAGCCGCGGCGCCGGTCCCCGCAAGGACACGCTGGGCCTCGGCGAGGTCCTCCTCCACGTCCCGGCGGACGACGACGTCGCGGCGCTCGCGGACCGTCTGCTCGTCGCCGGGGTGACCCATCACCACACCGGTGCGGAATTGCGCTTCGAAGACCCGTGGCGCAACCAGGTGCGCGTCGCGGTGGGATAG
- a CDS encoding amidohydrolase family protein yields the protein MRRHPVIEFTGPVLLGPDDEALGLWSVDGRLTFRMPTVEPDLTLDGWVVPGLVDAHCHIGLVEGGAADEPTSLAQARADLAAGTLLVRDAGSPADTRWLAGRADAPRIIRAARHVAASRRYLRGLALEVEDRDLVETVREQARLSVAADARGWVKLVGDWIDRDAGDLRPSFPAELVAEAIAAAHEEGARVTAHCFGEEVLDDVIAAGIDCIEHATGLQPEHLPRLVEAGIPIVPTLVNIATFPDIVAQAEPKFPVYAAHMHALWERRYENVARAYSAGVQVFAGTDAGSVIAHGRIADEIAELHRAGLPSVVALDAACWSAREWLGAENLEEGAPADVVLYAQDPRRNLGTLAAPRRVVLNGDLPGEKRATGME from the coding sequence ATGCGACGTCACCCAGTCATCGAGTTCACGGGCCCCGTTCTGCTGGGGCCGGACGACGAAGCGCTCGGGCTCTGGTCCGTGGACGGACGCCTGACCTTCAGGATGCCCACGGTGGAACCGGACCTCACGCTGGACGGCTGGGTGGTCCCCGGCCTGGTGGACGCGCACTGCCACATCGGCCTCGTGGAGGGCGGCGCCGCGGACGAACCCACCTCCCTGGCGCAGGCCCGCGCCGACCTGGCCGCCGGCACTCTTCTGGTGCGCGACGCCGGGTCCCCGGCGGACACCCGCTGGCTCGCCGGGCGGGCCGACGCGCCGCGCATCATCCGGGCGGCGCGGCACGTCGCCGCCTCCCGTCGCTACCTCCGCGGCCTGGCCCTCGAGGTCGAGGACCGGGACCTCGTCGAGACCGTCCGCGAGCAGGCACGGCTCTCCGTGGCTGCTGACGCGCGGGGCTGGGTGAAGCTGGTGGGGGACTGGATCGACCGCGACGCCGGGGACCTCCGCCCATCGTTCCCCGCCGAACTGGTGGCGGAGGCGATCGCCGCGGCCCACGAGGAGGGCGCCCGGGTCACGGCGCACTGCTTCGGGGAGGAGGTCCTGGACGACGTCATCGCCGCCGGGATCGACTGCATCGAGCACGCCACGGGACTTCAGCCGGAGCACCTGCCCCGGCTCGTGGAGGCGGGTATTCCGATCGTCCCCACCTTGGTCAACATCGCCACGTTCCCGGACATCGTGGCGCAGGCCGAGCCGAAGTTCCCGGTCTACGCGGCGCATATGCACGCCCTCTGGGAGCGGCGTTACGAGAACGTCGCGCGTGCCTATTCCGCGGGGGTGCAGGTCTTCGCGGGGACGGACGCGGGCAGCGTGATCGCGCACGGGCGGATCGCGGACGAGATCGCTGAGTTGCACCGTGCCGGGCTGCCGTCGGTGGTGGCCCTGGACGCCGCGTGCTGGTCGGCCCGCGAGTGGCTCGGGGCGGAGAACCTCGAAGAGGGCGCCCCGGCGGATGTGGTGCTGTATGCACAGGACCCGCGGCGGAACCTGGGAACGCTGGCCGCGCCGCGCCGTGTGGTCCTGAACGGCGACCTGCCGGGTGAAAAACGCGCCACCGGGATGGAATAA
- the thiC gene encoding phosphomethylpyrimidine synthase ThiC, producing the protein MKSLQQSPAHSLEFLTGDDGIAVPVTSIQLDDSPDGTANAPFQAYRTVGPGSDPEHGLPALRAGWIASRGDVEEYEGRQRDLLDDGRSAARRGAASQEWRGAQRPPLRARPGRRVTQMHYARAGIVTPEMRFVALRENCPVELVRSEVAAGRAIIPANINHPESEPMIIGKEFLVKINANIGNSAVTSSIAEEVDKLHWATLWGADTVMDLSTGDDIHTTREWILRNSPVPIGTVPIYQALEKVNGDASALTWEVFRDTVIEQCEQGVDYMTVHTGVLLRYVPLTADRVTGIVSRGGSIMAGWCLAHHQENFLYTHFDELCEIFAQYDVAFSLGDGLRPGSTADANDAAQFAELDTLAELTKRAWEYDVQVMVEGPGHIPFHLVRENVERQQELCDGAPFYTLGPLVTDVAPGYDHITSAIGATEIARYGTAMLCYVTPKEHLGLPNKDDVKTGVITYKIAAHAADLAKGHPGAHERDDALSKARFEFRWKDQFSLSLDPATAEAFHDETLPAEPAKTAHFCSMCGPKFCSMRISQDIRRDFGSREAQEATVEEALAQEALAGMAAKSREFRSQGGKVYVESIPVGAPQD; encoded by the coding sequence ATGAAATCCTTGCAGCAATCCCCTGCCCACAGCCTGGAATTCCTCACGGGAGACGACGGCATCGCCGTGCCCGTGACGAGCATCCAGCTGGACGACTCCCCCGACGGCACGGCCAACGCCCCGTTCCAGGCGTACCGCACGGTCGGCCCGGGCAGCGATCCCGAGCATGGCCTGCCGGCCCTCCGCGCCGGCTGGATCGCATCCCGCGGCGACGTCGAAGAGTACGAAGGGCGCCAGCGTGATCTGCTCGACGACGGCCGCTCCGCCGCACGCCGCGGCGCCGCCTCCCAGGAGTGGCGGGGTGCGCAGCGCCCTCCGCTCAGGGCACGGCCCGGGCGGCGGGTGACCCAGATGCACTACGCCCGCGCCGGGATCGTGACTCCGGAGATGAGATTCGTGGCGCTCCGCGAGAACTGCCCCGTGGAGCTGGTCCGTTCCGAGGTCGCGGCCGGGCGCGCGATCATCCCCGCCAACATCAACCACCCGGAATCCGAACCGATGATCATCGGCAAGGAGTTCCTGGTCAAGATCAACGCGAACATCGGCAACTCCGCCGTGACCAGTTCCATCGCCGAGGAGGTCGACAAGCTCCACTGGGCCACCCTGTGGGGCGCCGACACCGTCATGGATCTCTCCACCGGAGACGACATCCACACCACTCGCGAGTGGATCCTGCGGAACTCCCCCGTGCCGATCGGGACCGTGCCCATCTACCAGGCGCTGGAGAAGGTCAACGGCGACGCCTCGGCGCTCACCTGGGAGGTCTTCCGGGACACCGTGATCGAGCAGTGTGAGCAGGGCGTGGACTACATGACCGTCCATACCGGGGTGCTGCTGCGGTACGTGCCCCTCACGGCGGACCGCGTCACCGGGATCGTGTCCCGCGGCGGCTCCATCATGGCCGGCTGGTGCCTGGCGCATCACCAGGAGAACTTCCTGTACACGCACTTCGACGAACTCTGTGAGATCTTCGCGCAGTACGACGTCGCGTTCTCCCTGGGTGACGGGCTGCGCCCCGGCTCCACCGCGGATGCCAACGACGCCGCACAGTTCGCCGAACTGGACACGCTCGCCGAACTGACCAAGCGGGCGTGGGAGTACGACGTGCAGGTGATGGTGGAAGGACCGGGACACATCCCGTTCCACCTGGTCCGCGAGAACGTGGAACGCCAGCAGGAACTCTGCGACGGCGCCCCGTTCTACACGCTCGGCCCGCTCGTGACGGACGTCGCCCCGGGTTACGACCACATCACCTCGGCCATCGGCGCCACGGAGATCGCCCGCTACGGCACGGCCATGCTGTGTTACGTCACGCCCAAGGAGCATCTGGGGCTGCCGAACAAGGACGACGTGAAGACCGGTGTGATCACGTACAAGATCGCGGCCCACGCGGCGGACCTGGCCAAGGGCCACCCGGGAGCGCACGAACGGGACGACGCCCTGTCCAAGGCCCGGTTCGAGTTCCGCTGGAAGGACCAGTTCTCGCTGTCCCTCGACCCCGCCACGGCCGAGGCCTTCCATGACGAGACGCTGCCCGCCGAACCGGCCAAGACGGCACACTTCTGTTCGATGTGCGGGCCGAAGTTCTGTTCCATGAGGATCTCCCAGGACATCCGACGGGACTTCGGTTCGCGGGAAGCTCAGGAGGCCACGGTGGAGGAAGCACTGGCTCAGGAAGCACTGGCCGGGATGGCGGCGAAGAGCCGGGAGTTCCGGTCCCAGGGCGGCAAGGTCTACGTGGAATCGATCCCGGTGGGCGCACCCCAGGACTGA
- a CDS encoding alpha/beta fold hydrolase: MVLNSTGALPRVVFVPGRDASGAAAWPRQHGLALEFDALFLKQPDGQALDAEAVLGTLADVPSVLVAHGEGSTAAVQAAVEYPSLVRALVLCEPWLPDLTAPRPQGTEGAIIPGVPMLVLSGGWEPAYERTARLLAESGAEHVVAPGGHRPQDSAEGAAAIKDFLRRTA, translated from the coding sequence TTGGTCCTGAACAGCACCGGCGCGCTGCCCCGGGTGGTCTTCGTCCCCGGGCGTGACGCGTCCGGGGCCGCCGCCTGGCCGCGGCAGCACGGACTGGCGCTCGAATTCGACGCGCTGTTCCTCAAGCAGCCGGACGGTCAGGCCCTCGACGCCGAGGCGGTCCTCGGCACCCTGGCCGACGTGCCGTCCGTCCTTGTGGCGCATGGCGAGGGCTCGACGGCGGCCGTGCAGGCCGCCGTCGAGTATCCCTCACTGGTGCGGGCCCTGGTCCTGTGCGAACCCTGGTTGCCGGACCTCACCGCGCCCCGTCCCCAGGGGACCGAGGGTGCGATCATCCCGGGTGTCCCGATGCTCGTGCTCTCCGGCGGGTGGGAGCCCGCCTATGAGCGCACCGCACGGCTCCTGGCCGAGTCCGGGGCGGAACACGTCGTGGCGCCCGGAGGTCACCGGCCGCAGGATTCCGCCGAGGGCGCGGCCGCCATCAAGGACTTCCTCCGCCGAACCGCCTGA
- the ffh gene encoding signal recognition particle protein — MFNSLSDRLTATFKNLRGKGRLSEADVDATVREIRRALLDADVAVPVVREFASRVKERALGAEVSAALNPSQQIVKIVNEELVTILGGETRRLRLAKNPPTVIMLAGLQGAGKTTLAGKLSKWLKGQGHSPLLVACDLQRPNAVTQLQVVGQRAGVPVFAPHPGTTSEFDVPTGDPVAVAEAGVAEARQKLHDVVIVDTAGRLGVDAEMMDQARRIREAINPDEVLFVIDAMIGQDAVNTANAFHEGVDFTGVVLSKLDGDARGGAALSVASVTGKPVMFASTGEGVDDFELFHPDRMASRILDMGDILSLIEQAEQNWDKDEAARMAKKFADQEDFTFEDFLAQMQQIRKMGSMKKMLMMMPGAQNMRQQLEQFDEREIDRVEAMVRSMTPHERVAPKIINGSRRARIARGSGVHVSEVNGLLERFGQAQKMMKKMAQGGMPGMPGMSMGAGGGTARKAAKKNAGKKKARSGNPAKAAQELREAEARKANRAPSGAAFGQQAQDFDPSTMELPKGFEKFLGK, encoded by the coding sequence GTGTTCAATTCACTCTCTGACCGGCTCACAGCGACGTTCAAGAACCTCCGCGGCAAAGGCCGCCTGAGCGAGGCCGACGTCGATGCCACCGTGCGCGAGATCCGTCGCGCCCTGCTGGATGCCGACGTCGCCGTGCCCGTGGTGCGTGAATTCGCCTCCCGCGTGAAGGAGCGCGCCCTCGGCGCCGAGGTCTCCGCTGCGCTGAACCCGAGCCAGCAGATCGTCAAGATCGTCAACGAGGAGCTCGTCACGATCCTGGGCGGCGAGACCCGCCGCCTGCGTCTGGCCAAGAACCCGCCCACCGTGATCATGCTCGCGGGTCTCCAGGGCGCCGGTAAGACCACCCTGGCCGGCAAGCTCTCCAAGTGGCTCAAGGGCCAGGGCCACAGCCCGCTGCTGGTGGCCTGTGACCTTCAGCGTCCCAACGCCGTGACGCAGCTCCAGGTGGTCGGCCAGCGCGCCGGCGTGCCGGTCTTCGCGCCGCACCCGGGCACCACCAGCGAATTCGACGTCCCCACCGGCGATCCGGTCGCCGTCGCCGAGGCCGGCGTGGCCGAGGCCCGCCAGAAGCTGCACGACGTGGTCATCGTGGACACCGCCGGACGTCTCGGCGTGGACGCCGAGATGATGGACCAGGCACGCCGCATCCGCGAGGCGATCAACCCTGACGAGGTCCTCTTCGTCATCGACGCGATGATCGGCCAGGACGCCGTCAACACGGCGAACGCCTTCCACGAGGGCGTCGACTTCACCGGCGTCGTGCTGTCCAAGCTCGACGGCGACGCCCGCGGTGGCGCCGCCCTCTCCGTCGCTTCTGTCACCGGTAAGCCGGTCATGTTCGCCTCCACCGGCGAAGGCGTGGACGACTTCGAGCTCTTCCACCCGGACCGCATGGCCTCCCGCATCCTCGACATGGGCGACATCCTGTCCCTGATCGAGCAGGCCGAGCAGAACTGGGACAAGGACGAAGCAGCCCGGATGGCGAAGAAGTTCGCCGACCAGGAGGACTTCACCTTCGAGGACTTCCTCGCCCAGATGCAGCAGATCCGCAAAATGGGCTCGATGAAGAAGATGCTCATGATGATGCCCGGCGCACAGAACATGCGTCAGCAGCTGGAGCAGTTCGACGAGCGCGAGATCGACCGCGTCGAGGCGATGGTCCGCTCCATGACCCCGCACGAGCGTGTGGCGCCGAAGATCATCAACGGCTCGCGCCGCGCCCGCATCGCCCGTGGTTCCGGCGTGCACGTCTCCGAGGTCAACGGCCTCCTGGAGCGCTTCGGCCAGGCTCAGAAGATGATGAAGAAGATGGCGCAGGGCGGTATGCCGGGGATGCCCGGCATGTCGATGGGCGCCGGTGGCGGAACGGCTCGTAAGGCGGCCAAGAAGAACGCCGGCAAGAAGAAGGCCCGCTCGGGCAACCCGGCGAAGGCCGCTCAGGAACTGCGCGAGGCCGAGGCCCGGAAGGCGAACCGCGCCCCGTCCGGCGCCGCTTTCGGGCAGCAGGCGCAGGACTTCGACCCGTCCACCATGGAGCTCCCCAAGGGCTTCGAGAAGTTCCTGGGCAAATAA
- a CDS encoding P-II family nitrogen regulator: MKLVTAIVRPEKLESIREGLEAYGVQGLTVSAASGYGRQRGYTEVYRGAEYNVNLLPKLRVEVLATDETADDVVDVIIASSNTGRAGDGKVWSVDVYEAVRVRTGERGAAAI; encoded by the coding sequence ATGAAACTCGTCACGGCAATCGTTCGCCCGGAGAAGCTCGAGAGCATCCGCGAAGGTCTTGAAGCATACGGGGTCCAGGGACTCACGGTGAGCGCGGCCAGCGGCTACGGCCGTCAGCGCGGCTACACCGAGGTCTACCGCGGGGCCGAGTACAACGTGAACCTCCTGCCGAAGCTGCGGGTGGAGGTCCTGGCCACGGACGAGACGGCGGATGACGTCGTGGACGTCATCATCGCCAGCTCCAACACTGGCCGCGCCGGTGATGGCAAGGTCTGGTCCGTGGACGTGTACGAAGCGGTCCGGGTCCGGACCGGAGAACGCGGAGCAGCCGCCATTTAG
- the ftsY gene encoding signal recognition particle-docking protein FtsY, giving the protein MNDVLLPVILSIVGALVVIGLAVPLLLKGRNSRKYTSTRDANDPVRPSSGGTAVLDRDDEAGAAHDAATSPSAGTLVEEPVEEVLPAAPLVERPAPVAGRLNRLRARLVGSGNILGKGLLALLSSDRIDEDTWDEIEETLLLADLGTEPTLELMDALRARVKVMGTRDTAEVRAMLREELLKLVDPSMDRALNVTRHAERPAVVLVVGVNGVGKTTTVGKLARVLVAEDKDVLLGAADTFRAAAAEQLTTWGERVGVPTVKSDVEGADPASVAYEAVKAGIEQEVDVVMVDTAGRLQNKTGLMDELGKVKRVIEKLAEVDEVLLVLDATTGQNGLTQAKVFSEVVDISGIVLTKLDGTAKGGIVVAIQRTLGVPVKLVGLGEGPDDLAPFDPEAFVDALLD; this is encoded by the coding sequence GTGAATGACGTCCTCCTTCCCGTGATCCTGTCCATCGTCGGCGCCCTGGTGGTCATCGGCCTGGCGGTCCCGCTGCTTCTCAAGGGCCGCAACTCCCGGAAGTACACCAGCACGCGTGACGCGAACGATCCCGTGCGTCCCTCCTCGGGCGGCACCGCCGTCCTGGACCGCGACGACGAAGCGGGCGCCGCGCACGACGCCGCCACCTCGCCCTCCGCGGGCACGCTCGTCGAAGAGCCCGTCGAGGAGGTCCTGCCGGCCGCGCCGCTCGTGGAGCGCCCCGCGCCGGTGGCCGGCCGCCTGAACCGCCTCCGGGCCCGCCTGGTCGGCTCCGGCAACATCCTGGGCAAGGGCCTGCTCGCCCTGCTCTCCAGCGACCGCATCGACGAGGACACCTGGGACGAGATCGAGGAGACCCTCCTCCTGGCCGACCTCGGCACCGAGCCGACCCTGGAGCTGATGGATGCGCTCCGTGCCCGCGTTAAGGTCATGGGCACCCGTGACACCGCCGAGGTCCGCGCCATGCTGCGCGAGGAGCTCCTCAAGCTGGTCGACCCGTCCATGGACCGCGCCCTCAATGTGACCCGCCATGCTGAGCGCCCCGCCGTCGTGCTCGTGGTCGGTGTCAACGGCGTCGGCAAGACCACCACGGTCGGCAAGCTGGCCCGCGTGCTCGTCGCCGAGGACAAGGACGTGCTCCTGGGCGCGGCGGACACCTTCCGCGCCGCCGCCGCCGAACAGCTCACCACGTGGGGCGAGCGCGTGGGCGTGCCCACGGTCAAGTCCGACGTGGAAGGCGCCGACCCGGCGTCGGTCGCCTACGAGGCCGTGAAGGCCGGCATCGAGCAGGAAGTCGACGTGGTCATGGTGGACACCGCAGGCCGGCTGCAGAACAAGACCGGCCTGATGGACGAGCTCGGCAAGGTCAAGCGCGTCATCGAGAAGCTGGCCGAGGTGGACGAGGTCCTGCTGGTCCTGGATGCGACCACGGGCCAGAACGGCCTCACTCAGGCCAAGGTGTTCTCCGAGGTCGTGGACATCAGCGGCATCGTGCTCACCAAGCTCGACGGCACCGCCAAGGGCGGCATCGTCGTCGCGATCCAGCGCACCCTGGGCGTGCCGGTGAAGCTCGTGGGTCTCGGCGAGGGCCCCGACGACCTGGCGCCGTTCGACCCGGAGGCGTTCGTCGACGCGCTGCTCGACTGA